A genomic segment from Osmerus mordax isolate fOsmMor3 chromosome 5, fOsmMor3.pri, whole genome shotgun sequence encodes:
- the heatr5b gene encoding HEAT repeat-containing protein 5B isoform X2 (The sequence of the model RefSeq protein was modified relative to this genomic sequence to represent the inferred CDS: added 143 bases not found in genome assembly), which produces MELAHSLLLNEDALAQITEAKRPVFIFEWLRFLDKVLVAANKVDVKEKQKKLVEQLTGLISSAPGPPTRKLLAKNLATLYSIGDTFTVFQTLDKCNDIIKSKDDTPAYLPTKLAAVACVGAFYEKMGRMLGSSFPDTINNLLKALKSAESQGRGEILISLQKVLNGLGGAAASCHRDIYKNARSLLTDRSMAVRCAVAKCLLELQNEAVFMRTTELENVATLCFKALEGSNYGVRVAVSKLLGSVMATALMPKQAAVMRQNVKRASLEEVLELLATGFLRGGSGFLKSGGEMLKGGGSVSREVRVGVTQAYVVFVTSLGGQWLERNFATFLSHVLDLVSHPRATQTHVEAVYSRRCVSFMLRATLGGLMGEKAQIAAGKELCQAISKQMRAVGKEVDGGEVSRFRALQKAVVSDTSGESKAGLADVSASQHVMVCALKELGSLVQSLSATASPLIQEPSVGLLETVTSVLLHPSMAARLAAAWCLRCVAVALPYQLTPLLERCAERINNLKSSPEAVSGYSFTLAVLLGGIHQCPLGIPHSKGKLVVSIAEDLLRTAAQNSRLSLQRTQAGWLLLGALMTLGPSLVRYHLPKMLLLWRNVFPRSQKELEAEKVRGDSFSWQVTLEGRAGALCAMRSFVAHCPELLTEDVIRRLMTPVECAMTMMSHVPAVIKVHGAHLKASAAMVRLRLYDVLALLPPKTYEGSFNALLRELVAEFTLTDNSANTTTSLLRSLCHYDDSVLMGSWLQETDHKCIEDQPNSASGSGALEHDPSSIYLRVPVGEAIPGPLPLGVSVIDASVALFGVVFPHVSFKHRLQMLDHFAECIKQAKGVRQQAVQLNIFTAVLSALKGLAENKSTLGPEEVRKSALALVMGALDNPNPILRCAAGEALGRMAQVVGEATFIARMAQYSFDKLKSARDVVSRTGHSLALGCLHRYVGGIGSGQHLKTSVSILLALAQDGSSHEVQTWALHSLALIVDSSGPMYRGYVEPTLSLVLTLLLSVPPSHTEVHQCLGRCLGALITTVGPELQGNGATISTIRSSCLVGCAIMQDHSDSLVQAAAISCLQQLHMFAPRHVNLSSLVPCLCVHLCSSHLLLRRAAVACLRQLAQREAAEVCEYAMSLARKAGDPKGSSPLKLNITETGLEGVLFGMLDRETDRKLCSDIHDTLGHMLSSLAVEKLSHWLKLCKDVLAATTEVGGAVVPLDRGKDEEDSEKKDEMDDDIMFTSLGEEDKAKPSVAPRWVTRVFAADCLCRIILLCENDPKNHFDLAAARAAKAKDPKGDLLVLHLSDLIRMAFMAATDHSSQLRMAGLQALEDIIKKFASVPEPEFPGHVILEQYQANVGAALRPAFSPDTPSDITAKACQVCSTWIGSGVVSDLNDLRRVHNLLVSSLDKVQAGKGSSQLYSESATTMEKLAVLKAWAEVYVVAMKIKKEAESMPARGEDEEEEEEEEDERGAGVLPPDSLVTLVQPELAALSRLWLAMLQDHALLTLPAEFSSQLPPDGGAFYTPETIDTARLHYRSSWAPVLHAAALWLLTTGFGASEEPGGSPLPPRAPGTPALPQARAPSTPALPHHEPPSPSKSFDELVKDRMHLMLGVSIEFLCFPRPEEPLEHVMSCLLALCTLLDSPLAKTHIAQDQLLAVELLNVLHRLLLTRGPPAVQLQVTAVVQETIRAALDHLLQRRQSQGKEEGEKDSSTMGEGGDTGELLPGKSLVFAAMELLVFILVRHLPQLNARVSESPNRAPPQTQRLPPEGALLVAHTVSILAELPSLCSPAGSMTILPTVMFLITGVLRETAVRTADGSVPPPVSAALQAIKSILTSPQARGDATHTQWTGLVRSSLASVLEYAQPDESRPNMDQVSMLTATTLFLLSSSAELAGVSVLQKGCLDLFHNALNSSDPWVQARCYQLLLSVFQQSSRAVSTPYIHALAPVVVEKLRAVERCRPASPAELQGVQEGVRALEGLVAMGDEQNRVQLLALLVPTLISYLLDESDFTSAPQTSKGLHDFALQNLMRIGPLYPAAFKTVIGAAPELKTRLEAAVRANQASSKAKAAARQAPPTVQAAPTIKLKTSFF; this is translated from the exons ATGGAGTTGGCCCATAGTCTCCTGCTCAATGAAGATGCCCTTGCTCAAATCACAGAGGCGAAACGCCCCGTGTTCATCTTTGAATGGCTCCGCTTCCTGGATAAGGTTCTTGTTGCAGCAAATAAG GTTGAcgtgaaagagaaacagaaaaagctCGTGGAGCAGCTGACAGGATTGATCAGCAGTGCGCCTGGACCCCCCACGAGGAAACTGCTGGCCAAAAACCTAGCAACCCTCTACAGCATCGGTGACACCTTCACTGTCTTCCAGACACTGGACAAATGTAATGACATCATCAAAAGCAAGGATGACACACCTGCCTACTTGCCCACTAAACT TGCTGCGGTGGCCTGTGTCGGGGCCTTCTATGAGAAGATGGGTCGAATGCTGGGAAGCTCCTTTCCAGACACCATTAACAATCTCCTGAAGGCGTTAAAGAGTGCAGAG tctCAGGGCAGGGGTGAAATCCTCATCAGCCTTCAGAAGGTGCTGAATGGGCTGGGAGGGGCTGCAGCCTCCTGCCACAGAGACATCTACAAGAATGCTCGTTCCCTCCTCACAGACAGGTCCATGGCTGTGCGCTGTGCTGTTGCTAAG TGTCTGCTGGAGCTGCAGAACGAGGCAGTGTTCATGCGCACCACTGAGCTGGAGAACGTAGCCACGCTCTGCTTCAAGGCCCTGGAGGGCTCCAACTATGGGGTGCGTGTGGCCGTGTCCAAGCTGCTGGGCTCTGTGATGGCCACAGCCCTGATGCCCAAGCAAGCTGCAG TGATGCGTCAGAACGTGAAGAGAGCCTctctggaggaggtgctggagctgctggccaCCGGGTTCCTGCGCGGGGGGTCGGGCTTCCtgaagagtgggggagagatgcTGAAGGGGGGCGGCTCTGTCAGCAGGGAGGTGCGGGTGGGAGTCACTCAG gcctACGTGGTGTTCGTGACCTCGCTGGGCGGGCAGTGGCTGGAGCGTAACTTTGCCACCTTCCTGTCCCACGTCCTGGACTTGGTGTCCCACCCGCGGGCCACGCAGACGCACGTGGAGGCGGTGTACTCCCGCCGCTGCGTGTCCTTCATGCTGCGCGCCACGCTGGGCGGACTCATGGGGGAGAAGGCCCAGATCGCTGCCGGCAAGGAGCTCTGCCAGGCTATCAGCAAGCAGATGAGGGCTGTGGGTAAGGAGGTAGATGGGGGGGAAGTATCACGGTTCAGAGCATTACAGA aggCAGTAGTGAGtgacaccagtggagagagcAAGGCTGGGTTAGCTGATGTTTCGGCCAGTCAGCACGTCATGGTCTGTGCCCTTAAAGAGCTGGGCAGCCTCGTCCAGAGCCTCAGCGCTACGGCCTCACCCCTGATCCAGGAGCCCTCTGTcg GCCTGTTGGAGACGGTGACCTCGGTGCTGCTGCACCCCAGCATGGCAGCCCGGCTGGCGGCCGCCTGGTGTCTGCGCTGCGTTGCCGTGGCGCTGCCCTATCAGCTGACCCCGCTGCTGGAGCGCTGCGCCGAGCGCATCAACAACCTGAAGAGCTCCCCCGAGGCCGTGAGCGGGTACAGCTTCACCCTGGCAGTCCTGCTGGGGGGGATTCATCAGTGCCCCCTGGGCATCCCACACTCTAAGGGCAAG CTGGTGGTGAGCATAGCTGAGGATCTGCTCCGCACCGCAGCCCAGAACAGCCGTCTGTCCCTGCAGCGTacccaggctggctggctgctgttgGGAGCCCTGATGACCCTGG GACCCTCCCTGGTGCGCTACCACCTGCCCAAGATGCTGCTGCTGTGGAGGAACGTGTTCCCGCGCTcccagaaggagctggaggcggAGAAGGTCAGAGGAGACTCCTTCTCCTGGCAGGTCACCCTGGAGGGCCGGGCTGGAGCCCtctgtg cCATGCGGAGCTTCGTGGCCCACTGTCCAGAGCTGCTGACCGAGGATGTGATCCGCCGGCTGATGACTCCTGTAGAGTGCGCCATGACCATGATGTCACA TGTCCCTGCCGTCATCAAGGTCCATGGAGCTCACCTGAAGGCCAGCGCTGCCATGGTCAGACTGAGGCTGTACGACGTCCTGGCTCTCCTGCCCCCCAAGACATACGAAG GCAGCTTCAACGCTCTCCTGAGGGAGCTGGTGGCTGAGTTCACCCTGACAGACAACTCTGCCAACACCACCACATCCCTGCTGCGCTCGCTGTGCCACTACGACGACAGCGTCCTCATGGGCTCCTGGCTGCAGGAGACCGACCACAAGTGCATCGAGGATCAG CCCAACAGCGCGTCAGGCAGCGGGGCCCTGGAGCACGacccctcctccatctaccTGAGAGTCCCCGTGGGCGAGGCCATCCCCgggcccctccccctgggcGTGTCCGTCATCGACGCCTCCGTCGCCCTGTTCGGCGTGGTATTCCCTCACGTCTCCTTCAAGCACAG gctgcagATGCTAGACCACTTTGCAGAGTGTATAAAACAGGCCAAGGGTGTTCGCCAGCAGGCAGTCCAGCTGAACATCTTCACTGCGGTTCTGAGTGCTCTGAAG GGCCTCGCAGAGAACAAGAGCACGCTGGGtcctgaggaggtgaggaagtcTGCGCTGGCGCTGGTGATGGGAGCCCTGGacaaccctaaccccatccTGCGCTGTGCTGCCGGGGAGGCGCTGGGCAGGATGGCCCAGGTGGTGGGAGAGGCCACCTTCATCGCCAGGATGGCTCAGTACAGCTTCGACAA gctGAAGTCGGCCCGTGACGTGGTGTCCAGGACGGGTCACTCCCTGGCGCTGGGCTGCCTGCATCGCTACGTGGGCGGGATCGGCTCCGGGCAGCACCTGAAGACCAGCGTGAGCATCCTGCTGGCCCTGGCCCAGGACGGCAGCTCCCATGAGGTCCAG aCTTGGGCGCTGCACTCGCTGGCTCTGATCGTGGACTCCAGCGGGCCCATGTACCGGGGCTACGTGGAGCCCACCCTGTCCCTGGTGctcaccctgctcctcagcgtgcccccctcccacaccgAGGTGCACCAGTGCCTGGGCCGCTGCCTGGGGGCCCTCATCACCACCGTGGGACCAGAGCTGCAGG GTAACGGAGCCACCATCTCCACTATCCGCTCGTCCTGTCTGGTGGGCTGTGCCATCATGCAGGATCACTCGGACTCCCTGGTGCAGGCGGCCGCCATCTCCTGTCTGCAGCAGCTGCACATGTTCGCCCCTCGCCACGTCAACCTGTCCAGCCTGGTGCCCTGCCTCTGT gTGCACCTGTGCAGCTCTCACCTGCTGCTGCGGCGCGCTGCGGTGGCCTGTCTGAGGCAGCTGGCCCAGAGGGAGGCTGCAGAGGTGTGTGAGTACGCCATGAGCCTGGCCAGGAAGGCCGGGGACCCCAAGGGCAGCAGCCCCCTCA AGCTGAACATCACAGAGACGGGTCTGGAGGGGGTCCTGTTCGGCATGCTGgaccgagagacagacaggaagctgtgCTCAGACATCCATGACACCCTGGGTCACATGCTGTCCTCGCTGGCGGTGGAGAAGCTCTCCCATTGGCTGAAGCTCTGTAAGGACGTCCTGGCTGCCACCACGG AGGTAGGGGGCGCTGTGGTCCCTCTGGACCGCGGGAAGGACGAGGAGGACTCTGAGAAGAAGGATGAGATGGACGATGACATCATGTTCACCTCCCTGGGCGAGGAGGACAAGGCCAAGCCGTCCGTGGCGCCCCGCTGGGTGACGCGGGTATTTGCGGCCGACTGTTTGTGCCGTATCATCCTGCTGTGTGAAAACGATCCCAAGAACCACTTTGACCTGGCGGCTGCCCGCGCCGCCAAGGCCAAGGACCCCAAAG GTGACCTGCTGGTGCTGCACCTGTCTGATCTGATCCGCATGGCCTTCATGGCTGCCACAGACCACAGCAGCCAGCTGCGCATGGCCGGGCTGCAGGCCCTGGAGGACATCATCAAGAAGTTTGCGTCCGTGCCGGAGCCTGAGTTCCCGGGCCACGTGATCCTGGAGCAGTACCAGGCCAAC GTGGGAGCTGCTCTGAGACCTGCGTTTTCCCCGGACACCCCATCTGACATCACCGCCAAGGCCTGCCAG gtgtgcagcaCGTGGATCGGCAGTGGTGTGGTCAGTGACCTGAACGACCTGCGCCGAGTCCACAACCTGCTGGTGTCGTCTCTGGACAAAGTGCAGGCTGGGAAGGGCTCCAGCCAGCTCTACAGCGAGAGCGCCACCACCATGGAGAAGCTGGCGGTGCTGAAAGCCTGGGCCGAG GTGTATGTGGTGGCCATGAAGATAAAGAAGGAGGCGGAGAGCATGCCGGCgcggggggaggatgaggaggaggaagaggaggaggaggacgagcggGGGGCAGGGGTGCTCCCTCCAGACAGCCTGGTCACCCTGGTGCAGCCGGAGCTGGCAGCGCTCAGCCGGCTGTGGTTGGCCATGCTGCAGGACCACGCCCTGCTCACCCTGCCCGCTGagttctcctctcagctgccacCCGACG gtgggGCGTTCTACACCCCAGAGACCATCGACACGGCTCGGCTGCATTACCGCAGCTCCTGGGCCCCGGTCCTCCACGCCGCGGCCCTCTGGCTCCTCACCACCGGCTTTGGGGCCAGTGAGGAACCCGGGGGGTCCCCCTTACCCCCCAGGGCCCCTggcaccccagccctcccccaggccagggcccccagcaccccagccctcccccaccacgaaccccccagcccctctaaGAGCTTTGATGAGCTGGTCAAGGACCGGATGCATCTCATGCTAG GCGTCAGTATCGAGTTCCTGTGTTTCCCCCGGCCGGAGGAACCTCTGGAGCACGTGATGTCCTGCCTGCTGGCCCTCTGCACGCTGCTGGACTCACCCCTCGCCAAGACACACATCGCACAGGACCag ctgcTGGCTGTGGAGCTGCTGAACGTGCTACACAGGCTGCTGCTGACCAGAGGCCCCCCTGCGGTCCAGCTGCAAGTGACCGCTGTGGTCCAGGAGACCATCAGAGCTGCTCTAGACCACCTGCTGCAGCGCCGGCAGAGCCAGG gtaaggaggagggtgagaaggaCTCCTCGAccatgggggagggaggcgacACTGGGGAGCTGCTCCCAGGGAAGTCCCTGGTGTTTGCTGCTATGGAGCTGCTGGTGTTCATCCTGGTGCGCCACCTGCCCCAGCTCAACGCCCGGGTCAGCGAGTCCCCCAACCGCGCGCCCCCGCAGACCCAGCGCCTGCCACCGGAGGGCGCTCTTCTGGTGGCCCACACCGTCTCCATCCTGGCTGAGCTGCCCTCGCTCTGCTCCCCCGCAG GCAGCATGACCATCCTGCCCACCGTGATGTTCCTGATCACGGGCGTGCTGAGGGAGACGGCCGTGCGCACGGCTGACGGCTCCGTGCCTCCGCCCGTGTCTGCCGCCCTGCAGGCCATCAAGAGCATCCTCACCTCCCCACAGGCGCGCGGAgacgccacacacacccagtggaCCGGCCTGGTCAGGAGCAGCCTGGCCTCTGTGTTGGAGTACGCCCAGCCAg ATGAGAGTCGGCCCAACATGGACCAGGTGAGCATGCTGACAGCCACCACCctgttcctgctctcctccagcgCTGAGCTGGCCGGGGTCTCCGTCCTGCAGAAGGGCTGCTTGGACCTGTTCCACAACGCTCTCAACTCCAGCGACCCCTGG GTCCAGGCCCGGTGCTACCAGCTGCTGCTGTCGGTGTTCCAGCAGTCGAGCAGGGCCGTGTCCACGCCCTACATCCACGCCCTGGCCCCCGtggtggtggagaagctgaGGGCGGTGGAGCGCTGCCGGCCCGCCAGCCCAGCTGAGCTGCAGGGTGTCCAGGAGGGCGTCAGGGCCCTGGAGGGCCTGGTGGCCATGGGAGACGAACAGAACC GAGTGCAGCTCCTGGCTCTGCTGGTTCCCACCTTGATCTCCTACCTGCTGGACGAGAGCGACTTCACCTCCGCTCCCCAGACCTCCAAAGGGCTGCATGACTTCGCCCTGCAGAACCTGATGCGGATCGGACCACTCTACCCCGCCGCCTTCAAGACTGTGATTG